DNA sequence from the Candidatus Poribacteria bacterium genome:
AAGAACAGAAATTTAGACTGACGCCTGAAGAACGCTCCTCTTGGGAGGAAAACGGGTACTTTGTTCGTTACGACGTTTTTAAAAAAAAAGAAAACGACTCTTTAGCGCAAATCGCTGATGACATCGCTCTCGGAAAACGCTCCTTCCCAGACTATCATATCTTTGAAAACGCTTTAGTCAGAGACGGTAAAATCGAAGCACAAGGTGTCCACGCGATGCACAATATCCAATATGTGAGTTGTAATTGTCCAGAATTCCTCGCACGCACGCGCGATTCCCGTCTCACCGACCCTGTTGTTGACATCCTCGGTCCAGATCTCCTCGGTCTCAACAATCTCTATATTTGGAAACCGCCAAAAATCGGTCTCGGTTTCCCGTGGCATCAAGATAAATGGTATTTTAACCATCAGTATAAAACCGGAACGACAGTCGCAACATGGAGCGCGATTGATGACGCAGATGAAGACAACGGGTGTCTCTACGTTATCCCGGGTAGCCACAAGTATGGAGTTCGTGACCACGTTGAACTTGAAGGTTCACAACAAGGGGAGTTTAAACAGGCACAAGGGGCTCGTGATGAAGATGGTGTTGCGGTAGAAGTTCCTGCTGGGGCGGTCATCTGGTTTAACAGCCAAGTCCTCCATAAAAGTACGGATAACCACAGTGAACGTTTCAGACGCGCAAACATCGCACACTATATCAGCGCAAAAGCGGAATGGACACGTCCGGAGGCTATAAATAAAAAACGCCCTCCTATGTGGATTCGGGGGGAAACCTATCCCGGTATGACGGATGAAGTTCAATGGGATGTAATATCAATTCTATAATCCGATTGGCTACTAACGGAAGAATACTCTCATGAAACTACGATTGACTACCATCTGGGTCTTGCTTCTTCTTTTATTTTTCTCATCTTCCGATGCAACCGTTCCTTCTAAATACGCCAAGCAATCCGTCGAATGGTTCCAGAGCGAGGAAGGTCGTCGTATTGCCGACAACGTCCTCACCTGGCAGACACCACACGGCGGTTGGCCCAAGAATAGAGACACGGCGTCTGAACCGTTTGATGGGAAAAGTGAGGATCTGCACGCAACGTTCGACAACGGTGCGACCACTAACGAACTACGGTTTCTTGCCCGTGCGTTTCGTGCGACAAACGAGCCGCGCTACCAACACGCATTTCTCAAAGGTCTTTCGCATATCCTTGAAGCGCAATACCCGAATGGCGGGTGGCCACAGTTTTATCCGCTAAGCAAAGCTTACCCTCGTCACATCACGTTCAATGACAATGTTATGGTCCGCATTCTCGAACTTCTCCGAGATGTCTCTGAATCTTCCGACTATCGGTTCCTGAAAACAGAGGAGCGCACTAAGGCTGAAACTGCTGTAACCAAGGGCATTGACTGCATCCTGCGCACGCAAATCAAGCAGAATGGCAAACTCACCGTCTGGTGCGCGCAGCATGACGAGAAAACGCTTGCGCCTGCGTGGGCACGTTCCTATGAGCCACCATCGCTCTCAGGTGCCGAAAGCGTCGGCGTCGTGCGATTCCTGATGTCAGTTGAAGAACCCACGCCAGCGATCATCGCCGCTGTTGAAGGATCCATCGAGTGGTTCAGGAGCGTCGCTATCCACGGCATGCGTCTTGACAAGTTCACCGACGCAGAGGGGCAGGACGATAAGCAAATCGTAGCGGATCCCGACGCAGGACCGCTCTGGGCGCGTTTCTACGAAATCGGCAGCAACCGTCCAATCTTTCTCGACCGCGACTCGGTGGTCCGCTACTCGTTTTCCGAGATTGGGCAGGAACGCCGCACCGGATACGCCTACTACGGGAGCTGGGCCGCCAGACTCCTCGCAGATGAATACCCACGGTGGAGAGAAAAGCACAAGTTCCCAGAGGAATGACCGAACCCTATCAATAGGAGAATTAATGGACACGAATACAGCATCTGAGGAACAGAAGTTTAGACTGACACCTGAAGAACGAACTTCTTGGGACGAAAACGGGTATTTCATCCGTTACGACGTTTTCACCAAAGAAGAAAACGACGTGCTACGTCAAATCGCTGATGACATTGCCGCAGGAAAACGCCCTTTCCCGACAGGGAATATTGATCAAAACGCATTGGTCAGAGACGGAAAAGTTGAAGCCTCCGGTATCCACGCGATGCACAAGATCCATCATGTGAGTTGTTTTTGTCCCGAATTCCTCGCACGTGTCCGTGACCCGCGTCTCACGGATCCGATTGTTGATTTACTCGGTCCAGATCTCCTCGGTCTCAATAATCTGTATATCTGGAAAGCACCCAAGATTGGCTTAGGGTTCCCGTGGCACCAGGATAAATGGTATTTTAACCACCAGTATAAAACTGAGATGACAGTTGGAACGTGGACTGCGATTGATGCAGCAGATGTAGATAATGGGTGTCTATATGTTATCCCGGGTAGCCACAAATATGGCATTCTTGAGCATAGGGACCTTGAAGGCTCACAACAGAATGAGTTTAAAATAGCACGCGATGCCAAGGACGAAGACGGTGTTGCAGTTGAAGTGCCACCTGGAGCGGTGGTTTGGTTCAACAATCAGCTCCTCCATAAGAGCACTGACAACCGTAGTCTTCGCTTTCGGCGTTGTAATGTTGCCCATTACATTAGGGCAAATGCAGAACGTGTCCCTTCTAAGAATGTAAAGACCGTGCGTCCAGTCATGTGGGTTCGGGGTGAGACATACTCAGAGAAGATGGAACCCGTCTATCGGGACGTTTTACCCATCCCAGAGTCCGATTGATAGCGATAGTGTAAATAAATATTTCGGTAATTCTGTCCCAGAAAACCACTGTAGGGGCAGGTCTTGTGCCTGCCCGTATATTACTTCATTTAACCGCACCTAAACCCTGAAATTTGACAAAAGATTTCCGCTGCGCTATACTGACATACAATAGGATTATTCGTAAGGAAGAGGGTTATGTCTTACCTTAGTTCCGAACGCCACCGAGATTGGAAAACCAACGGCTACTTGAAAATCCCCGGCTTTTTCTCCGCCGAAGAGGTAGACGATTTACAAGCATGGGTCTCTGAAATATCGGGATGGGAACCGACACTCGACAAGTGGATGCACCATTATGAATCCACGCCAGCCGGACCACGACTCTCTCGCTCAGAAAATTTCGTGCCCTACCACACCGATATGAGAGCCACCGTGACAGATGGCAAAGTATTAGATGTTGTCTCCGGTGTGATGGAAGAACCGGCAGTTCTCTACAAAGAGAAAATCAACTACAAATATCCTGGCGGTGGTGGTTACGCGGCACATCAGGACGCACCCGCTTACGAATTTATTAACTACCATATCACCTGTCTAATTTCGGTGGATTCAGCGACTCCTGAAAGTGGATGTCTCTATTTCGCGCCGGGTAGGCACAACGAAGGATTCATCGCGTTGGACGAAAAGGGATGTGTCGCTCCTGAAACCGCTTCAGCGATGGAGTGGGTCGCTGTACCTACAGATCCGGGTGACATTCTTCTCTTCGGCTCTTACATCCCACATAAGAGTCCGAGCAACCGTGCAGATCGACCAAGACGCATTATCTATCTCACTTACAATGCCAGTTCCGAAGGCGATTGGCGCGAGCAGTATTACGCAGACAAGCGGCAGGCTTTCTCGCAATACGCAAAAGATGGCTCAAACCGAGACAAACAGATTAGCAAAATCGCACATTTTCAAGGGAAATCAGTAAACCATGACTTTTAATAGCAAATCTCAGCTTTCAAGCGAGATTGAAAAGTACATTGATCCAAGTCTCGCACAGGAAATGAAAAACAGAACAGCAGAACAAAAGGTTGCCATACTGTTCAGTTATATGGAAAAACGTGGACAGTCGTTCTACGATGAAGTTGTGACGCAACTGGAGCATGCCCTCCAATGTGCCGCCCTCGCGCAACAGAACGGCGCAAGTGCCACGCTGATTACGGGCGCATTACTCCACGATGTCGGACATATCATCTTAGATGAACACAATGCCGATAGAGCGTTCCTTGATACGGATCTGACGCACGAAGAGGTCGGCGCGCAGTATATGGAACCGTTTTTCCCAGATGCAGTTACAACACCGATCCGGCTGCATGTTCCCGCAAAAAGGTATCTCTGTACAACCGATACCTCTTACCATGACGGGTTATCTGAGGCATCGAAAAGGAGTCTTATCGTTCAGGGAGGCGTCATGTCGGACGAGGAGCGGGAGGCGTTTGAACAGATTCCGCATTTCCAAGAGGGGGTCACTCTACGGCGATGGGACGATCTCGCAAAAGTGAAAGGACTGGAGACTGCTGAATTAGAAACCTATCGAGACATCGTGCAACAGTGCTTAATTGACTAATGAGGTAAAAAATGAGCTACGAAGCAATCGAATCAAAATTCATCGCAACACCAGAAAAAGGCGAGGTCTCCTCAATACTGATACGTCCAGACGACGCGAAGTGGCTGTTGGTACTCGGACACGGTGCCAGTACGACTATGAGACATTCAACGCTTCAAACGATCGCTGAACGGTTAGCAGATATCGGCATCGCGACATTCCGTTATCAGTTTCCTTACATGGAACGCGGCGGGGGGGGTAGGGAATCACAAGCAGTGGCTCTGGCAACCGTGCGGTCCGCTGTCGCAGCTGCACATGAGGCTGCTGACGATGTATCAATTCTCGTTGGGGGGCATTCCTATAGCGGACGTATGTCGTCACTCACAGCAGCAGAAGCACCGATCGAACATGTTCGAGGTCTCGTATTCTTCGCGTTCCCGCTGCACCCTTCTGGAAGAGAGGGAACAGAACGCGCGGAGCACCTTGATGATGTTACAGTGCCGATGCTATTTTTATCTGGCACCCGCGACAAATTGGCAGTCCTCGACCTATTGGAACCAGTCTGCGAAAACCTCGGCGACACGGCGACCTTACATTTACTGGATACAGCCGACCATGGGTTCAAAGTGCTCAAGCGCCGTAAAACGGAAGAAGACGTTTTCGTAGAGATGGCGCGAGTTCTCAGTGAATGGATCGAAACACTGGATTAATAAACCCACCCCAAACTATACTTCGGTAGGTGCGGTTTCATGAGGTTTCAGAATTTAATTCGGTAATATTTATTTTCCCTGGACCGGTAGGTGCGGTTTCCTAACCGCACCGGATATGTTACGGAATTACCGAAATATTTATTCAAACTTCATCTAACCGCACCGAATATCACAATCCGGTTACTTTTATCTCGGAAGTGCACTGATAGCATACCATAGAAGCGTTGCAATGCCGCCCTGTTGATGGTTTTTCGATTGTGAAGTTCTATAGTGAATGCTACCGTGCCGACGTCCCGTCGCATTGTAGAGTGCAGTTCTTCTTACACTTACCAGTTTTGCTACACTTTCCCTTGTCAACTTCGACATTTCAAACTCCTCTAAACGCTTCCAATTTATGGGAATTTAACGTAAAGAATGCTCGCTCGGTACAAATAATGAATCCTTAGACTGAATTCATAAGAAAATGAATCTACAATATAAGTAAACGAAATAATAAAAAACAAAGTATCTGCAGCAAGGCTACGATTACTTTTGACAAACCGTTGAAAATAGCATATAATCAGAACCCAAAGCACTGCGGAAAATACATATACGTCAACTCAAAATCAGCGTTTTGAGTAAATTACCTCATTAAGACGGAATCTAACAGAATTCGGTTAATTTTTTTTATTACCCGCGTTAGGATGAAAACGATGCCTCCACATTCTTTTAAAATCATTGCCGTTGAAAGCGAGTTTTACGAGTGGGACAAGCCACCGATTTGGAACGGCATGCACGTCTACGATAAAGGTAGACTCCATCTCGTTAAAGTTACCGCCCAAAATGGAAGCGACGCATTCGTTGGATACGGCTTCAATGGCGGAACCGCCGCGACCCGTCCCCTCCACCTTTTCCCAATGTATGTAGATCTATTCCGTCACATTTTGATCGGACGCGATGTAACGGATACCGCTAACGTCTCTCGGTTAGCCGAGAACTATAAAATCTACGGACCCGGCGGTTATCATACACAGGTTTTGGCAGCCATAAACCAAGCGTGTTGGGATATCCGCGGGAAGATAAAAGGAAAATCCGTTCACGCCTTACTCGGCGGCACACAAGAACGCATCCGCACATACATTGCCGGTGGCTATTACGGTCGCGGTAAGGGATTTGATGAACTTCGTGAGGAGATGGAACGCAACATAAACGAATTCAATGCCACTGCAGTTAAGATGAAGGTTGGAGATCCAGCAGCTGGACTTGAGACGGACATCAAACGGATTGAGGCAGTCCGAGAAACCGTCGGTCCCGATACAACCCTAATGGTGGACGCGAATTGTGCTTGGTCAGTTGAAAGGGCGTCCGAATGCCTTCCAGCACTTCAAGCAAACGGCATCTTCTGGTTTGAAGAGCCGATCCACAGCCACGATTACAGAGGACACAAGGCATTGCGCGAAATAGCACAAGAGTATGGAATACAAATTGCCACCGGCGAAAATGGATACGGGTTACACTATTTCCAAACGCTCATTGATTATGAAGGCGCGGATGTTTTCAATCTGGATGTCGCAATTCTTCCCGGTTATGAACCGGCATTGCAGGTAGTCGAAGAAGCATTGGCAGCTGAAAAGTCAATCGCCCCGCACGGCGCACAAGAATTACAAATCCATATCGCTGCAAGCCGAGATAACGGTTTGATGTTAGAGTATTACCCACCCGCTGTTGATCCATTGCGAGGCGAAATGTTTCTCCCAACGATGGTTTTAGAATCCGATGGGCATGTTACAGTTCCAACTCGACCGGGTATCGGCTTTGTTCCTAACTGGGAGCTTCTAAAGCATCACCGTGTATAACCGTAAGTTGGTAGAAACTATTCGACTGTCTCCTGATCCCAAGATACAAACCCGTAATGAAATGGACAGCGATATAATGAAACTCGAAAATATGTGAATACATAGAATTGAGAACCTACCGCCTCGCTGGCGAGGTGTTTTGCTTGGGTATTTCTGCGGATTTCCCTCCTAACCTTGCCAAACTTTATTCTCCCGCAGGGAAAATTTAAAATATCTGTTACCGAATGCCCCATTCCTTCGTTACTTAATAACATAATAACATATTAAAATTTGTGTGATTACACACGAAGGTACCTACGACTTGTAACGGAATGCATTCCCGAAAGGAGATCCATATAATGGATAGGACAGCTGCAGACTATCAGAAAGATCTTCTCTGGCAGACAGCCCTTGAAACTTTCTATCGCGTCGCTTACACCGAAAGCCTCATGACCTCAGCATTGCAAATGTGGAAACCAGTAGATGGCGTTATCAAAAGCATCGTGACGCTCACCACTATTACCTCAGTCATGGTCGGATGGATGGCATGGGGAACGCCAGCAGGAAAGGTGGCGTGGTTACTCATCGCAGGAGGTGCTGCATTTTTAGCACTTCTGCATGTCATTCTTAAGATTTCGGACCGCGTCGCAGATTTGAGTCACAATGAGCAGTATTTCAAAAGTTTACGCCTCAATATGGAGCGGTTTATCTATGAAATGGAAGCCAATCCTGACTTCCCATTAGAGCAATTCAAAATCACATTTGAACAGTATAGAGAGTGGTTGTTGGTGGGCTCGCAAATGCTAAAGGACGATTTTCTTTTGACGCGTAGACACCGCCAGAAGGTTCAAGAAAAGTTGAACCAACAGATGGGAGATATGATTGTATGAAAGAACAACCTATTGAAACCAGAGAACACGTAATTGGGCATTCAATAGGCCAACGCCCAATACATACGAGTTACGAACCACCGGGACCGCTGCCACAGTTTCGGCCCCGTCCGAAATTAAGTCCGGTATCATCAAAACCACAACCCGTTCCGAAACGACTGCTACACGTGGCATCGGCTGTAAAAGCAACACAGAAGTCTGCACCAGAGGCAGCTTCTGAATAGGCAACCACACCGACCCAGAAAAGTAGTTGACTTAATTTATGATTTCTGCTAAAATCCTCTCAATATTAAAATGATGGGAGGTAAAGAATTGTGAGACTGGTTTATCTGGTTTTGCTTATGAGTTTATTTGTTGTGAGTTCTGCGTTTGCTGGAATCCCTGACGATGGGGATTTACTCATGTGGATCGGCGAGGGCAGTGGAAATAAAGTAGTTGATGGCACTGGAAACGGAAATGATGGCACTTTCCATGGTAATGCCAAATGGGTCGGTGACGGCAAATATCAAGCCGGAATCTCCCTCAAAGGGGCAGAAACTTACATGGAAGTCCCCAATGTTATCACTGAGGCGGGGAGTCTGCTGTTCTGGTTCAAACCCGATTGGAACGGCAAGGATGGCGCTGATTATCGCATTTTTGATGCCAGTTTTGGTCCCATCTACTTCTTCGTCTCGAAGGGCGCGAATCACGTTGACATCAACCCCGAAGACTTCGGTTTCTATTTTGAAGCAGCGGACGATGCCGATTGGCAAGATGTTGAATTTGACCCGGCAGGAGTCATAACAAAGGATAAATGGTTTCATGTCGCCGCAACGTGGGATTTCGCTGGTGGAAACCCGTTCTTGTACATTGACGGTAAAGAAGCCGCAACCAGTGGTAAGAAAATCACTGGCGGTTTCCCCGCACTTCACGAAAAACCGAGATTCGGATGGGAAACTATTCCGTATATTCCGCTGCAAAACGGCGCAGAAGGCACTATTGATGAAATCTCTTTTTGGGAGCGCGCGCTTGAAGAAAAAGAGGTCCAAGAAATGATGGATGTCAGCTTGGATGTCGAAGCGGCAGGAAAACTCGCTGTTACATGGGGTGAACTGAAAGCGAGACAATGATAGTGCATCCGAATCAGCCTTACGCTTGAATATTCGGGTTCATATCTGTGGCATCAAAGGACATATATCAAATAAGTCTGGTGATTCTTTCACCAGGCTTATTTATTTTAACTCGCATATAAGACGGGGTTGGACGGCATTGAAATCTTGACAGATAAAGGATAAGTTCAGAAAAGGGGTTGCGGTGTTTTTCCAAGCGCGCGCGGGAGCCAGAGGCTCAACTCCGGGACATACGTCACCAACACAAGTGCTATTAGCAGCAACGCAATAAACAATAGCACAGAGCGGTAAAGCAGTAAGACAGATCGATCAAACTTCATGCTTGAGATGAATAGGTTCATTCCCACTGGTGGTGTCAAATAACCGATTTCAAGGTTTGTTAAGACAATAATGCCGAGATGTGCCTTGTCAATTCCAAATTGTTCGGCGATAGGAAGCAGCAACGGCACAACAATAATTACCGCTGAGAAAATGTCCATCAGACACCCAACAACCAGTAGGAATATATTAAGCCCAATAAGTGTGATGACACGGCTTTCTGTTGTTGACTGAATCCAGTCAAGGACAGTCATAGGC
Encoded proteins:
- a CDS encoding phytanoyl-CoA dioxygenase family protein, which codes for MDTNTASEEQKFRLTPEERTSWDENGYFIRYDVFTKEENDVLRQIADDIAAGKRPFPTGNIDQNALVRDGKVEASGIHAMHKIHHVSCFCPEFLARVRDPRLTDPIVDLLGPDLLGLNNLYIWKAPKIGLGFPWHQDKWYFNHQYKTEMTVGTWTAIDAADVDNGCLYVIPGSHKYGILEHRDLEGSQQNEFKIARDAKDEDGVAVEVPPGAVVWFNNQLLHKSTDNRSLRFRRCNVAHYIRANAERVPSKNVKTVRPVMWVRGETYSEKMEPVYRDVLPIPESD
- a CDS encoding LamG domain-containing protein produces the protein MSLFVVSSAFAGIPDDGDLLMWIGEGSGNKVVDGTGNGNDGTFHGNAKWVGDGKYQAGISLKGAETYMEVPNVITEAGSLLFWFKPDWNGKDGADYRIFDASFGPIYFFVSKGANHVDINPEDFGFYFEAADDADWQDVEFDPAGVITKDKWFHVAATWDFAGGNPFLYIDGKEAATSGKKITGGFPALHEKPRFGWETIPYIPLQNGAEGTIDEISFWERALEEKEVQEMMDVSLDVEAAGKLAVTWGELKARQ
- a CDS encoding HD family phosphohydrolase, which gives rise to MEKYIDPSLAQEMKNRTAEQKVAILFSYMEKRGQSFYDEVVTQLEHALQCAALAQQNGASATLITGALLHDVGHIILDEHNADRAFLDTDLTHEEVGAQYMEPFFPDAVTTPIRLHVPAKRYLCTTDTSYHDGLSEASKRSLIVQGGVMSDEEREAFEQIPHFQEGVTLRRWDDLAKVKGLETAELETYRDIVQQCLID
- a CDS encoding alpha/beta hydrolase, producing the protein MSYEAIESKFIATPEKGEVSSILIRPDDAKWLLVLGHGASTTMRHSTLQTIAERLADIGIATFRYQFPYMERGGGGRESQAVALATVRSAVAAAHEAADDVSILVGGHSYSGRMSSLTAAEAPIEHVRGLVFFAFPLHPSGREGTERAEHLDDVTVPMLFLSGTRDKLAVLDLLEPVCENLGDTATLHLLDTADHGFKVLKRRKTEEDVFVEMARVLSEWIETLD
- a CDS encoding phytanoyl-CoA dioxygenase family protein, which produces MNTKTTSEEQKFRLTPEERSSWEENGYFVRYDVFKKKENDSLAQIADDIALGKRSFPDYHIFENALVRDGKIEAQGVHAMHNIQYVSCNCPEFLARTRDSRLTDPVVDILGPDLLGLNNLYIWKPPKIGLGFPWHQDKWYFNHQYKTGTTVATWSAIDDADEDNGCLYVIPGSHKYGVRDHVELEGSQQGEFKQAQGARDEDGVAVEVPAGAVIWFNSQVLHKSTDNHSERFRRANIAHYISAKAEWTRPEAINKKRPPMWIRGETYPGMTDEVQWDVISIL
- a CDS encoding phytanoyl-CoA dioxygenase family protein → MSYLSSERHRDWKTNGYLKIPGFFSAEEVDDLQAWVSEISGWEPTLDKWMHHYESTPAGPRLSRSENFVPYHTDMRATVTDGKVLDVVSGVMEEPAVLYKEKINYKYPGGGGYAAHQDAPAYEFINYHITCLISVDSATPESGCLYFAPGRHNEGFIALDEKGCVAPETASAMEWVAVPTDPGDILLFGSYIPHKSPSNRADRPRRIIYLTYNASSEGDWREQYYADKRQAFSQYAKDGSNRDKQISKIAHFQGKSVNHDF
- a CDS encoding mandelate racemase/muconate lactonizing enzyme family protein; translated protein: MPPHSFKIIAVESEFYEWDKPPIWNGMHVYDKGRLHLVKVTAQNGSDAFVGYGFNGGTAATRPLHLFPMYVDLFRHILIGRDVTDTANVSRLAENYKIYGPGGYHTQVLAAINQACWDIRGKIKGKSVHALLGGTQERIRTYIAGGYYGRGKGFDELREEMERNINEFNATAVKMKVGDPAAGLETDIKRIEAVRETVGPDTTLMVDANCAWSVERASECLPALQANGIFWFEEPIHSHDYRGHKALREIAQEYGIQIATGENGYGLHYFQTLIDYEGADVFNLDVAILPGYEPALQVVEEALAAEKSIAPHGAQELQIHIAASRDNGLMLEYYPPAVDPLRGEMFLPTMVLESDGHVTVPTRPGIGFVPNWELLKHHRV
- the pelA gene encoding pectate lyase, with product MKLRLTTIWVLLLLLFFSSSDATVPSKYAKQSVEWFQSEEGRRIADNVLTWQTPHGGWPKNRDTASEPFDGKSEDLHATFDNGATTNELRFLARAFRATNEPRYQHAFLKGLSHILEAQYPNGGWPQFYPLSKAYPRHITFNDNVMVRILELLRDVSESSDYRFLKTEERTKAETAVTKGIDCILRTQIKQNGKLTVWCAQHDEKTLAPAWARSYEPPSLSGAESVGVVRFLMSVEEPTPAIIAAVEGSIEWFRSVAIHGMRLDKFTDAEGQDDKQIVADPDAGPLWARFYEIGSNRPIFLDRDSVVRYSFSEIGQERRTGYAYYGSWAARLLADEYPRWREKHKFPEE